The sequence TCAATGGGTCGTTTGCGgttttcttccttttctttttcttcctgTATGGGATTCCACGAGCCTTAGCTTGAGACTCTCTAATTTCCCTCAAATGAATCCGAATTGACCCGTTCCCAAACGGGTTACTATCGGATGATTCACCACCATGTTCATCGTAAGCAGCTCTCAGCCGTCCGATCAAAGCATCTAAGCTTCCCCAAGCTTGCTTAAGAGGACAGGTGCAAGGAGATGGTGGATCGGGTTGCCCGAAGAAGGCACAAGCTTGGTGATGGACTTTGGTTTTACCGAACTGGTCTAAGTAGTCGAGGAAGCTTAGCACGTGCGTGTGGTCGAATTGGGAGATTTTTATGGGTGGATTTAGGGTTTTAAGGTATTGTAGAAACGTGTTCCAGTCGCGGCGTTTCTGTGATTCGTAGCGGCTAAGTTGTTGTTGAACCGGTGGTGGCATGTGGTGGCCGGAGTTGGAAGAGGAAGAAGGTTGATCCGGTGTATTGTAAGATGACATGGTTAGGCTGgggaaaaggaaagaaagagaaaCTGTTTTGAAGTTAAAAGTTAGAATGGAATAAGAGAAAGACAGAGAGATCTTGAATATGTAGAAACGAATATATGAGTTACATGTTAGCAAAAAAAGAGAAGataagtttatattttatatattaaagaaagaagaaaatactttatatactgaatcataTCGTGCGAATATATCAACATatctattttgttttgattgCTTAATTTCAACACCCGACATAATTACCTAAGTGGACCATTATCTATGTGTGTTAAACATATTTGATTACTTTATATATGAATTTATTTATGAATCATCTTTAGCCGGAGTTTAATTAAGAGAAATCAGCGGTATAAGCGTGTAgtgttctttgtttttttatatttgtgtattGGATATACGTTTAAATGTATTCGTTTACTTATGTGtcagatctcttagaaacacaaagagttataagaacaacttttcttattagctttagaaactactcaaaactaaagctctcaatatgtttcacttagatcatatggaacacctctccattagacctatatttatatgaaagacaattccctttaacatgtgggatatggaaaacacaaacctaacctaaatagaaacttcattttcctatttctaggtttccttattgtgtttatcttaacatattaaacatctaataatatgttaagtttccacaagcttggaattatccaacattcacccccttaattccaacttgaaTTAGGGAGATCAATTTCTTGAACTCCGATTAAGCTCCTCATTTGCTTGAACTCAATCATCAAGTAATCATCATCCACCACACCACAGTGTACGAATCCACCCATTGGATTCACATCTTTCTCAAGGTTAGACCGGATGCTCTCCTTGCTTCCGTACCGCTTCTTCTTAGAATCGGCCCAGTTCTTGTAAAACCTTCTCATGACCTCTTCACTTAAGTTGCGATGAGTCTTGTGGCTGAAGCTCACTGCGATGATAACTCTGGTTACATCCGCCATCTTGCGTACGTGAGCTCTGG comes from Brassica rapa cultivar Chiifu-401-42 chromosome A02, CAAS_Brap_v3.01, whole genome shotgun sequence and encodes:
- the LOC103853659 gene encoding protein LIGHT-DEPENDENT SHORT HYPOCOTYLS 9; the encoded protein is MSSYNTPDQPSSSSNSGHHMPPPVQQQLSRYESQKRRDWNTFLQYLKTLNPPIKISQFDHTHVLSFLDYLDQFGKTKVHHQACAFFGQPDPPSPCTCPLKQAWGSLDALIGRLRAAYDEHGGESSDSNPFGNGSIRIHLREIRESQAKARGIPYRKKKKRKKTANDPLISDQERFSNSGGS